The Oscillatoria sp. FACHB-1407 genome window below encodes:
- a CDS encoding Gfo/Idh/MocA family protein: MTSSQPSSPNGNRKIRYAVVGLGWFAQEAALPAFAQAEHSELVALVSDNPTKLKELGQKYGIQHTYSYDQYEDCLTSGEVDAVYIALPNHLHSEYTVRAANQGIHVMCEKPMAVTEDECEQMIHACKSNSVKLMIAYRLHLEPANMQAVEVVRSGQIGEPRIFNSVFTQQVTDAGNIRLRKITGGGTIDDIGIYCINAARYLFQDEPIEVFAVAANKGEQRFAEVEEMTSVIMRFSDERLATFTVSFGAAQVSTYQVVGTKGDLRLDPAYAWFGELKHYLTINGETKEQSFPPHSQLAAEFTYFSDCILQNKDPEPSGMEGLNDVRIIRALYQSIEQGQPVKLQLDYHQRPTVDQAIQRPPVEAKPDLIHAASPGGSKL, translated from the coding sequence ATGACTTCATCTCAACCTTCATCTCCCAACGGCAATCGTAAAATCCGCTATGCAGTAGTTGGGCTTGGCTGGTTTGCTCAAGAAGCAGCACTGCCAGCCTTCGCTCAAGCCGAGCATTCAGAATTAGTAGCACTTGTATCTGATAACCCCACCAAATTGAAGGAACTGGGTCAAAAATACGGCATTCAGCACACTTACTCCTATGACCAGTACGAAGATTGCTTAACCAGTGGCGAGGTGGATGCAGTTTACATTGCGCTACCCAATCATTTGCACTCTGAATACACAGTACGAGCCGCAAACCAGGGAATTCATGTGATGTGCGAAAAGCCAATGGCAGTCACAGAAGATGAGTGTGAGCAAATGATTCATGCCTGTAAAAGTAATAGTGTAAAACTGATGATTGCTTATCGGTTGCACCTCGAACCAGCGAATATGCAAGCGGTTGAAGTGGTGCGATCGGGACAGATTGGTGAACCACGTATCTTTAACTCGGTCTTTACTCAACAGGTAACTGACGCAGGCAACATTCGTTTGCGGAAAATTACAGGAGGCGGCACGATCGATGACATTGGTATTTACTGCATCAATGCGGCACGGTATCTATTTCAGGATGAGCCAATTGAAGTGTTTGCTGTTGCAGCTAATAAAGGCGAACAACGTTTTGCCGAAGTAGAAGAAATGACCAGTGTGATTATGCGTTTTTCGGATGAGCGGTTGGCAACCTTTACTGTCAGTTTTGGAGCAGCCCAAGTTTCCACCTATCAAGTGGTTGGCACCAAAGGTGATCTGCGCTTAGATCCAGCTTATGCCTGGTTTGGAGAACTGAAACATTACCTGACTATTAACGGTGAAACGAAAGAGCAGTCTTTCCCACCGCACAGCCAGTTAGCTGCCGAGTTCACCTACTTTTCAGATTGCATCCTTCAGAACAAAGACCCAGAACCATCTGGAATGGAAGGGCTAAATGATGTCCGCATCATTCGTGCTTTGTATCAATCCATTGAACAGGGTCAGCCCGTAAAGCTTCAGCTTGATTATCATCAACGCCCCACGGTTGATCAGGCAATTCAGCGTCCTCCTGTTGAGGCGAAGCCAGACTTGATTCATGCTGCCAGTCCAGGTGGAAGCAAGTTATAG
- a CDS encoding SDR family NAD(P)-dependent oxidoreductase, which translates to MNSTLTRPLAVVTGASNGIGYELAKQFAQNGFDLLVTATGDSINEAAQAFQQCGANVETVQADLATYDGVETLYSTIRATGQPVEAIAINAGVGVGGEFAHETDLKDELNLINLNVVSSVHLAKRVVKDMVDRGKGRILFTSSIAALMPGPFEAVYAASKAFIQSFAEGIRNELQDTGVTVTSLMPGPTDTNFFHRAEMDDTKAGSKKKDDPAEVAKQGFEALMAGKDAIIAGSPMTKLQGNVSKVLPDTVNAAQHRQLTEPGSSNKS; encoded by the coding sequence ATGAATAGCACGTTGACACGTCCTCTGGCTGTTGTGACAGGTGCCTCCAATGGCATCGGCTACGAACTCGCCAAACAGTTCGCCCAAAACGGTTTTGATTTGCTGGTAACAGCCACTGGAGACAGCATTAATGAAGCGGCTCAAGCATTCCAGCAATGTGGTGCAAATGTCGAAACAGTCCAGGCAGATCTGGCAACCTATGATGGAGTGGAAACGCTTTACAGCACGATCCGGGCGACTGGACAACCAGTAGAGGCGATCGCCATCAATGCAGGTGTCGGTGTGGGTGGCGAATTTGCTCACGAAACCGATCTAAAGGACGAACTCAATCTGATTAATCTGAATGTAGTGTCGTCCGTTCATCTGGCAAAACGAGTAGTCAAAGATATGGTCGATCGCGGCAAGGGACGAATTCTCTTTACATCATCGATCGCCGCTCTCATGCCCGGACCTTTTGAGGCAGTATATGCTGCATCTAAAGCATTCATCCAATCCTTTGCTGAGGGCATTCGCAACGAGTTGCAAGATACAGGCGTTACCGTCACATCACTCATGCCTGGACCAACCGATACCAACTTCTTTCACCGGGCAGAGATGGACGATACCAAAGCAGGTTCTAAGAAGAAAGATGATCCAGCTGAAGTTGCCAAGCAGGGATTTGAGGCATTGATGGCAGGCAAAGATGCCATTATTGCAGGCTCACCCATGACAAAACTTCAGGGCAATGTGAGCAAGGTCTTACCAGATACGGTGAATGCTGCCCAACATCGCCAATTGACAGAACCTGGTTCAAGCAACAAATCATAG